GTCATCCAGGAGACCCAGGAGGAGGCGGCCAGGGGTGTCAACGTCAGGGCAGGACAAGTAGGCGGCAGGAAGTCGGTCACAGGCCCAGAAGAGAAGGGTACGCAGGTGATAGAGGCTGAGGCCCGCACGAGGACGGGCAAGGATACGAGACAACACAGCTTTGGCTGCTTGGTAAGCTTGAGCCATGGGGTAGGGGATGCACTTCTTCAACTGAACCTGGTAATAAGAGAAATAGAGGACCAATGAGTTAAGCAGGAACGGGACTGAAGACATAGTGGTAAACCTAACGTGAatatttgagagagagaaagggtgtgggatgaaaagaaagaaaaatggcaaAGAAACAAAGGATAACCAGATGGATATGTTGTACTGATGCTTTAAACCTTAACACAAGCTGGTTCCAAATATCacaccaaaataaaagttacattAACAGTTCCCTCACCTCGCTGCGTGAGAAGGCCAGCCTCCACTCCCTGTCGGGCCGACCACCCAGCGGGGAGCAGCAGGGCAGCAGATAGAAGCCAGATATGGCCTCCTCCTCTGTGATTTTACCATCCCAGAAGTGGTTGGCGGTCAGCCAGCCTTGGGCCACAGCGGGCCAGCCCCGAAATGACACCACAGGCAGCAGGTCGTACAGCACCCGGCTAGAGCCTGCCTGCAGGGAGTAGGGTGGTGGAATATTAGAATACCATTGACTGAAATTCTATTCTTCTTACGAACATTGTTGCAGGGGGATTTCTTGAAAATGATTTTAACATATAACCACAATCTGCTCCAATATTGATTTCACTCTACAAACATGTCCTCtttaaacaagcaattttaGAGCATGACTCAAAACTTAGAGgtatcctgtggagtttttgacctctcgTAGCGCTATGAAGCTACATGGTTGTAAACTATGCTGGattaaaaattgtttaaaaatcggttttgcaaatgttttatgaggaaggaaatgcactctacacatttgttagacctcaaggatacacacaatgcgttttggtgagtaacactgaaagTAAACTAGGGCtacacgatatggtaaaaaaacaaatcatactgtgattattttgacagatataacATTTGcaatatgattcacgattagtgggaatgatcatttttgcatcacaatttttattttcactgaaaaaactattaaaatcatgacgATGTGttatttgttggggtctgtaccgaacatacatgttttcttacatctggagaacaacatttgtaggccagggcatttctgcagcactacagtactttagcattagcattataatgctgttttgtcacatattttacctttatcaaaaaattgcttCTGCAATTtcgatattgcacttggccatattaggatttcgataatattgcgattaattgtgcagccctaatataaacataacttttgtttgtttacaagaaaactccataGGGCAGCTTTAAGCAGTCTGACATTCCTTATCGATTCAGATATAACAAGTCCAACTGTCTTCATTTTCTCATCATTTCAGTATGGGAACTGTTTGTTTCTAATCTGTACCTGGAGGATGATAGTGGTGAGGGGTCCATTCCTCTCCAGTCGGTCCGGGGTGGGAATGCCTCTCTGGGGGCTGCGCCTCAGCTCCTCCACAGCCTCGCTCACCACTCCCCAGAACCAGTCTGTCACCAGGGTGGGAGAGAAGTAGCATCCATCCAGAGACTGAGGAGAGACCAGGGAGGGGATAGAGCCTTTACCTGAGCaaggaagagagggatgaaacgtgatgaataagaaaaataatttcaattaCTACAGAAACCCAGTATTAAATGGGCCCTGGGGCTAAAGACCGTAGTATTTATTATCACGCTGCAGCCTCTGCCTGCTCTCTGTCGGAGCAGAGctcctccacatacacacacacatgcgcacgcaGAGCtgcggtggagacagtgaaatGAAGATAACTCgaagattactcgagttgaggacaactacgctcgttactgtaagtgcaataaaacctttgcgagtaaaaagccaaaacacctgttcaacaagcacaaatatgtaaacatgtgcaaaagggatattttaatctgctctgtctgcagtctcatACTAGCTCAGTGCGCAAGCTCAGCTAATagcaaattgttacaaacaagctaaaatgaaatatgtatgtagtctaactgtttagcttagtttgccacatACATTAAAATTGGCAAATTCATGTAAACTTTCTGCttgctgagacaaaccagcccctcctccctgtACCAGCTGTACCTGCAGGtaaatcacatcagcagcaaagggaggaggacagacgaCAGGacgaaggactgatactgactgatgtctgtggtcttcattctttctaaacttcactcagtattttgatgttaggaatatgatttatttatttacattttagatttgtttccagtgagatattattgagtttatataatGACTTTGCTGtagtaaactttactgttgctgctctagaaacaatatttagttatatttaaaatattcaattctaatcctgttctgaatttaaagaTAACCTGGCTGACAAAGTAACTGCATAGCTAATATATACACTTCAATATTTGTTTATCGTCATATCATTAtcacaacactgaacaaagttATCGCACATCACAGATTTTCCTCATATCGTAGGCCTAGTGTGTAGTTCAGATCAAAATGAAGGCCGAGTTTGAACATGGGTGTGGTCCGACCCATGAGTGCTGAGTACTCATGTAATAACGTAGCGATGACTACTGAGTACTCATGGTTCAGAACGTCAACATGTTGACGTTCGTCGCGGCTGGTGTGATCCCATCGCAACATGGCCTTATTATTAATTGTACGTTACTAAAGTCAGTGGCCATTTTGTTTGGTATAGCTATCGTCAAGTAAAATATGCTATGCCTGTAGCCTTTTTCCTTACACGCTAGGATGGATAGTGTTGTCTTGAATCTTGCATAAAAAACACTGGCCTGTAGTCGGAGCCCATTACAGTCAACTTGGTGAACTTGTGGAAGTATTGTAAACCGTGGCACAGACCTTGGCACAGATTCATATAGGCTGCAAGTTCTTGGTAAACCGCGGTCTGGATTTGATCATTCTGGAGTATTTGTGCTATTATTTGGTTCTGGTTCAGTTGCTGGTTCTAGCGCATCAGATAAgtggatttgctacttttctctgtttaatttataaatttcatatatttgggttttggactgttggacaaaataagcaatctgaagatgtcCCCTTGGGCAGTGAGGAATAGAgaggggcatttttcactagtttctgaaattttatagaccaaaagatTATGGCTTTTTGCAGCCTTAAAGAAAACCTTCCTCCTGGACACCTGAATAAAAATCAGATCTGAACCCATGTCACTTTTGCCCTCTTTTTAACCTTTCAGTAGCATTTTGGTGTGATACATGTCCATGCTGTCAACTAATTCTGAATAAATCGCTCTATCCTGCCACAGTAATTACAGTAGCATAAAATCCTGTGGGAAATGTTCTGATACGAtctgaaaatgtgacaaatttGCTGAAAATTAAAGAGATTCATATCAATAAATGTCATTACCTTTTCTCATCTTGGAAGTTTCACACTCGCGAGCGTGTGCCAGATTGATGTTGCGGTGTAATCTGGAAGCCACCGTGTAATCTTCAactttttattgtgaagttATACTTATAAATGTTTCAGCGTGTATTTCCTGGGGAGGCATTTTCGTTTCACCTATCTGAAGAGTTATAAGAACGGGCCTCCGCTGCAGCTTTGGTGGGCAAAATTGCATCACAACATCATGCATCAAATTATCTCAGTGAAACATGAACAAAATTCAATCAGGCTCCTGCTCCTTCCACTCTCCACTGCTACAGAACCTTCATCGTCATCTATTCcacttctcctccctctcttcagtCATCTCTTCATCTTTCAATTTTTATACTTGCATACCCATCCTCCTTCCACTGTAGTCTTTTACCTGTTTTCTTACTTTCCATACTATCCCTGCTGCTCTTTCTGTTCTTACTTCATCCATTCACCTTTTGTTCCcccatcttcctcctcattACCAATTTCTCCATCACTGTTCTTCCTATGTCCTTGCATTGATTATCCTACTTTTTCTACTTACtcatttctccctcttcctcctcgtcttcctcaGTGGGAAGTCCATTCTCCTCCTGGCAGCAGATGCTCCAGCGGGACAGGACACTGGAGTCGCAGAGGCGAAGGCTGAGCCACGAGTGGCAGGGTGGGGAGTGCCTCATATCCAAGGTGACAGGCTGGTTGCGGTCATGGAGCTTCAGGGCGGGCACCAGCAGGGTGAAGTCCAGGTCAAAGTCGGCCCCTTTGGCATAGTCCCCCAAGTCCTCGGGGTTGAGGTCCAAGACTCCCTCCCGGGCCCCGCCTGACAGCAGCAGGTACTCGTTGGCCACCGGGAGGCGCTGGTCTACCTTCTGGACTAAGCCTGAAAGAGTTGGGGGTGAGAAAGAGACCCGAAAAAATCAATCACACTCACCAATAATTCATATTCAGAGCCACTGGTATGAGTGAACTGATGCGAGGAGCAATGAGCAGAAAGGTTTTGAGAAGTGTTCTCTCTCGCACACAGATgcatacaaacattaaaatgtatttcatattcAGATACACGGACAAGCTCAGAGTATGCACGCCGGCTTTGACAAACGCACTGGGACAGAAAACAGCAGGCCTGCAAGAGAGTGAGCCTAGTAAATTTCCAGCTTTGAGAGGTACTGCATATATTTATGAGTCTGAGCTGCAGTAATATTGACACAAGAAGGAGTGTGAAATTAACAGCCACCCCAGCGACCACTGAGCTAGACACTAATGATAATTTCAAAGGCTCGCCTAAATATGTGCTCAGCCAAGCCTTCATTTCAGCTTCCATACACTATGTACTCTCTACAAACACAATGCATCTACACCTCAATTGGTAGAGGGATTTTTCCTGTTATAGATCAGCAGGAAACAGGCAAAGGGAAAtgatttaaaggataattccagtttattacaacttgggtcatatttttgtagtttggtTAGTTAATTGCttagatctgggaacatggcaatatcactaaaaagaagtctgatggGGTAAGAAATACGAGCAATCGAACAACCATCTTATTATATTCTTATTATATTTTAGGCCCGGCTGCACCATCATTTTCCAGAGTGCTAAAAAGCATTCCTCGCTCTCCTCTCTGAACATTTTATATGAGGGAAACTCGAGCCTCCAAATCCCTTCATGGCTACTTAGCTGTGTTGTAAACTTCCCAGGCTCTAGGCCCATGGGAGTCGCAGTACTGGAGTCAAGAAAATGATGTTTGGGCAGCTTAAAAGAGCAACTGAGAAAGGCTTGATCCTACGGCCAAACCTGTGCTGGTCTAGAGCTAACTGCTGGCTACTATAGGTCAAAGGTAAAGCATGGACACTTAAGAACCCTTTGCAGGGGAGAGATTGTGAGAGCTTGAGCGGAAGTGTTTATCCACTCCAGAGGAGTTAAGGGGCTGCAGAAAGCTGAAACAGGGGCATCGGACCAAGCCGGCAGGCCATGGCTGGGGGCACAAAGCTCCTAACATGATTTCTCTCATCCAATTGCATGGGCACACAACCTTGGTGGAATGATTTCAAGTagaggcatgtgtgtgtttggatatgAAAAATCGTGAGAGTCAATGAGCAAAATGCCAGATAAAGGAAAAAGCCCCTGATACTCACAAAGTGGCTTCATAACTGAATATAAGATGGCTGATTTGGCTATTTTACTCCTACTTCATCCTTGTCAGTAGTACTTAAAGTATCCATGTTAATAAATTATGACCAACTGATCCTGGTCTGACTGAGGAACAAATTCCTTTGCCAGAGCAGCATCCCCACCCACAGAATCCCCCGCAATCATTTGCTACTTTATATCAAAAAAAGGTAGAGCAGTTTGatggaatataaaaaaaaatatttgggaAATGGGAGGGAAAACATCCAGAGACTGAAAATGAACGAGCGACTAGAGTGGGAGTCAAAGTCAAATGTGCTGAGTCTCTCTCTGGTGCTTTGCTCTGAAGGGGAGCAAAATGAAAGTGCCTCATTTGACGCGACCACGAGGGGAATAGtcgaagagaagagagaaatataaagtatgtgACAGCGCATCTTTGGATTTCCGTGTTTCTCTGCAGAATCTGCTCACCTCCTTCTACAAGCTCCATTCATCTCCTGACTAGACTACTGCAGCTCAGTCTATGGCTGGGAGTTCCCATTGCACTTTATCCAGAGCGCTACAGTTCCTCAGGATCTTCAGCTTTTGAACTCTCCCATGACATCTGCAGGAGTTCCTGATAGCATCAAATATGTATCAAATGTTTCACTCTATGAAAGTGTTACTAATTTTAAGTGGATACCTCAGTACAGATCAGAATTAATAtgtagaaaatgtgtttcttgtgtgCACATATGTAAAAATCCTTCTTTTGTCTCCCCcacttttacagtttaatttcaAGGAGGAGATGATGATACGCTCACATACTACATGTGCTCACAGAAATATCAAGTTTCCGCAGCAACGAGCGGTTTCACCTCTTTTTCAGTTCTCTATCCCTACCCTAAATACAGTTTTCAGGGTTAGTGCGTTAATAATACAGAAAGTTAGGTcacatttcaaattattttgttggACTACAAGGCaatgtatttatgtaatatatgtaatgGGACTACATATAGCAGAGCTCCAGGGTGCAACTAaaatttagcaggtctgataaaaaaaagaggTGCGGCAAGCCAAGCAAGTGTGTGCAGGAGACCAGaggtgtcggtgtgtgtgtgtgtgtgtgtgtgtgtgtgtgtgtgtgtgtgtgtgtgtgtgtgaaaagaaaaaggaaactgaagggcaaagcaaggtgagcagattaaagtagctTCAAATCACTTTCTTCCAGCCATGTCTAAACTAAATTATCAGCATTCAAGATAGTGAATGCTGATAAGTGACGCAAATAAGTAACTACTGAAAGCAGTAGTCCAACATATTTAACTCATCTGTCCATCTGAAGtgagtgtttgtgcatgtatctTGCAAAACAAATTATGACCAATCGATTATCAGAACGTGAAATCTGTTAGgctggaaagaaagagaaagaggggatgGGCAGATCAAAGAGAAGACGGGAGGGTGTCACAGGGAGGAACGGATCAGACCCAGCCAAAGGGCAACGAGTTTGAAGCTGCGACTCCTCtgatttgtttggttttatctgCGACTGATAAACTGGGTCAAATagacgaggaggaggaaaagagtgatgaaaaagagaataaagagCGTCTTATCTCTCCAGCAGGGGCTTCAGTTGGAGAGAAGAGCGCAGAGGAAAAACTATCAATTAGCGAGGCTTCTTCAGTCTCCACACTGGCTGCAGAAGTTTGAGGTTGTTCCAAGGAACACAATCTACTTTTTAATCCAAATTCTGAAAATCGacagtcacacactgctttaCTGGGCATCTGCCAGGCAGCAcgcacacatggacacacacatgaacacattagAACATCTATGCCTGTAGACAC
This sequence is a window from Siniperca chuatsi isolate FFG_IHB_CAS linkage group LG22, ASM2008510v1, whole genome shotgun sequence. Protein-coding genes within it:
- the tmem102 gene encoding transmembrane protein 102 translates to MESLMSAVTPRSPAPAKKLSEVDFRSGATLEQLSAQVSELVLLEQGEFGDQTALEVHTAKDFIFNMLGLVQKVDQRLPVANEYLLLSGGAREGVLDLNPEDLGDYAKGADFDLDFTLLVPALKLHDRNQPVTLDMRHSPPCHSWLSLRLCDSSVLSRWSICCQEENGLPTEEDEEEEGEMSKGSIPSLVSPQSLDGCYFSPTLVTDWFWGVVSEAVEELRRSPQRGIPTPDRLERNGPLTTIILQAGSSRVLYDLLPVVSFRGWPAVAQGWLTANHFWDGKITEEEAISGFYLLPCCSPLGGRPDREWRLAFSRSEVQLKKCIPYPMAQAYQAAKAVLSRILARPRAGLSLYHLRTLLFWACDRLPAAYLSCPDVDTPGRLLLGLLDDLAHCILGKNCPNYFLPQCNMLEHLTDSQALLVARKLAHVRSDPSEHLRAALDQAQQAGQLKKELTASTNGHGSPGHHPANGIISPSEDKLAQRLQQLVTENPGKSISVFLNPDDVTRPHFRIDDKFY